One part of the Vogesella sp. LIG4 genome encodes these proteins:
- a CDS encoding phosphopentomutase: protein MSKRRAILLVLDSLGIGASADADRFGDVGSNTLGSIARAAASGAANVGRSGPLCLPNLSALGLAHACELSSAYFPAGMARAAPIAAYGYARELSSGKDTPSGHWEIAGVPVLFDWGYFSARENSFPPALLAAIMREAVLPGWLGNCHASGTEIIDRLGAEHMASGKPIFYTSADSVFQIACHEQTFGLQRLYALCDITRRLLAPYNIGRVIARPFVGDAPGSFVRTGNRKDLALPPPAPTVLQKLAEAGGEVVSIGKIADIYAHIGITRKVKATGLDELWQQTLAAMDATPGHSIIFTNFVDFDSSYGHRRDVAGYARALEAFDARVPELLARLGDDDIVILTADHGCDPTWPGSDHTREHIPVLCYGRQVAAGSIGERASFADIGQSVAAWLGLPAMDYGTSFLAS, encoded by the coding sequence ATGAGCAAGCGACGCGCCATCCTGCTGGTGCTGGATTCGCTGGGCATCGGCGCCAGTGCCGATGCCGACCGCTTCGGTGATGTCGGCAGCAATACCCTGGGCAGCATTGCCCGCGCTGCCGCCAGTGGTGCGGCCAACGTCGGCCGCAGCGGGCCGCTGTGCTTGCCCAATCTATCGGCGCTGGGGCTGGCGCATGCCTGTGAGCTGTCCTCCGCTTATTTCCCTGCGGGCATGGCGCGCGCGGCGCCGATTGCCGCCTACGGCTATGCGCGCGAGCTGTCCAGCGGCAAGGACACGCCGTCCGGGCACTGGGAGATCGCCGGCGTGCCGGTGCTGTTCGACTGGGGCTATTTCAGCGCGCGGGAGAACAGCTTTCCGCCGGCACTGCTGGCCGCCATCATGCGCGAGGCCGTTCTGCCGGGCTGGCTGGGCAACTGCCACGCCAGCGGCACCGAGATCATCGACCGCCTGGGCGCGGAGCACATGGCCAGCGGCAAGCCCATCTTCTATACCTCGGCCGATTCGGTGTTCCAGATCGCCTGCCATGAGCAGACGTTCGGGCTGCAGCGGCTGTACGCGCTGTGCGACATCACCCGCCGCCTGCTGGCGCCGTACAACATCGGCCGCGTGATCGCGCGGCCCTTTGTTGGCGATGCGCCGGGCAGCTTTGTGCGCACCGGCAACCGCAAGGACCTTGCACTGCCGCCACCGGCGCCCACCGTACTGCAGAAGCTGGCCGAGGCCGGTGGCGAAGTGGTGTCCATCGGCAAGATCGCCGACATCTATGCCCACATCGGCATCACCCGCAAGGTGAAAGCCACCGGGCTGGACGAGCTGTGGCAGCAAACCCTGGCGGCAATGGATGCCACGCCCGGCCACAGCATCATCTTCACCAACTTCGTCGATTTCGACTCCAGCTACGGTCATCGCCGCGATGTGGCGGGCTATGCCCGCGCGCTGGAAGCCTTCGACGCGCGCGTGCCGGAGTTGCTGGCACGGCTGGGCGACGACGATATCGTGATCCTCACCGCCGACCACGGCTGCGACCCGACCTGGCCGGGTTCCGACCACACCCGCGAGCATATTCCGGTGCTGTGCTACGGCCGGCAGGTGGCGGCGGGCAGCATCGGCGAGCGCGCCAGCTTCGCCGACATCGGTCAGAGCGTGGCCGCCTGGCTGGGGCTGCCAGCGATGGACTACGGGACGTCGTTTCTGGCGTCATGA
- the deoC gene encoding deoxyribose-phosphate aldolase produces MQDAVNTARLALSLMDLTTLNDDDTRDTVRALCAQAGSAAGTVAAVCVYPRFVADARKALAAAGLPQVRVATVANFPHGDGDIAIAVAETRAAIAYGADEVDVVFPWRALLAGNAALGAELVSACKVACDGRLLKVIIESGELASPAAIRQASEIALAAGADFLKTSTGKVAVNATPEAARIMLQAIRDSGRDAGFKAAGGVRTLADAAVYLQLARDIMGAAWLTPAHFRFGASGLLANLQAVIAGQAAAPGRGY; encoded by the coding sequence ATGCAGGACGCGGTAAACACGGCGCGGCTGGCGCTGTCGCTGATGGATCTCACCACTCTGAACGATGACGACACGCGCGACACGGTGCGTGCACTGTGCGCCCAGGCCGGCAGCGCTGCCGGCACCGTGGCGGCGGTATGCGTCTACCCGCGCTTCGTGGCGGACGCGCGCAAGGCGCTGGCCGCCGCCGGCCTGCCGCAGGTGCGGGTGGCCACGGTGGCCAACTTCCCGCATGGCGACGGTGACATCGCCATCGCGGTGGCGGAGACCCGTGCCGCCATCGCCTACGGCGCCGACGAGGTGGACGTGGTGTTCCCCTGGCGCGCGCTGCTGGCTGGCAATGCCGCGCTAGGCGCCGAGCTGGTGTCGGCCTGCAAGGTCGCCTGCGATGGGCGGCTGCTGAAAGTGATCATCGAAAGCGGCGAGCTGGCCAGCCCGGCGGCCATTCGCCAGGCCAGCGAGATCGCGCTGGCAGCCGGCGCCGATTTTCTCAAGACTTCCACCGGCAAGGTGGCGGTGAATGCCACGCCGGAAGCCGCGCGCATCATGCTGCAGGCGATACGTGACAGCGGCCGCGACGCCGGCTTCAAGGCGGCGGGCGGGGTGCGCACGCTGGCCGATGCCGCCGTCTACCTGCAACTGGCGCGGGACATCATGGGGGCCGCCTGGCTGACGCCGGCGCACTTCCGCTTTGGCGCCTCCGGCCTGCTGGCCAATCTGCAGGCGGTGATCGCCGGCCAGGCGGCGGCACCCGGCCGCGGCTACTGA
- a CDS encoding bifunctional (p)ppGpp synthetase/guanosine-3',5'-bis(diphosphate) 3'-pyrophosphohydrolase — MVSVVRSVADTLADAADPANWLAHLGASLSSEERAMLTRAFDAARELYAGKTLPHTGEDVFSHAVAAAAIVADLNLLPDAIAATLLFAVPEYRSDWQEWLPKGFNRTVLTLVEGGNRVQRLTELARIDKLATPDDRARQAETMRKMLLAMVADIRVVLIELAWRTQTMHYLAEVPDERVRRQIAQETLDLFAPLANRLGVWQIKWELEDLGFRHTEPEQYKKIAKLLDERRLERIDYIERVLDTLRAELKKAGIKGEVAGRPKHIYSIWKKMKKKRLDFSELYDIRAVRILVERLPDCYTVLGLIHSMWQPIPGEFDDYISNPKANDYRSLHTAVIGPEDRGVEVQIRTFEMHEHAEFGVAAHWRYKEGGQGDAQYEEKISWLRQLLDWREEMSGSDKDDLADAFKTELFSDTIYVLTPQGRVLALPHGATPIDFAYSLHTDVGHRCRGAKVEGNIVPLSTPLQNGQRVEILTAKDGGPSVNWLHEGWVKSPRAISKIRQFIRQQNADAVRESGRQVFERELARHPHVQPNLSALAEKLGYDRLDELYGAIGHGEVSLRAMVNAIESFAPPPVVELTADDIIRRSKGSHDAGGVLIEGVGNLMTILAKCCKPAPPDSVVGFVTRGRGISIHRSNCITLKRLSADAPERLISADWGEQKSSVFPIDLEVHAADRPGLLRDISDVFSREKLNVIGVNTLSRNQKAKLRFTVEVRHVRDISRVLAHVMEVRGVQEARRV, encoded by the coding sequence TACCCTGGCCGACGCCGCCGATCCAGCCAACTGGCTGGCCCACCTTGGCGCCTCGCTCAGCAGCGAGGAGCGCGCCATGCTGACCCGCGCCTTTGATGCCGCGCGCGAGCTGTACGCCGGCAAGACCCTGCCGCACACCGGCGAGGACGTGTTCAGCCACGCGGTGGCTGCCGCCGCTATCGTGGCCGATCTCAACCTGCTGCCGGATGCGATTGCTGCCACGCTGTTGTTCGCGGTGCCGGAATACCGCAGCGACTGGCAGGAATGGCTGCCCAAGGGCTTCAACCGCACCGTGCTGACGCTGGTGGAAGGCGGCAACCGTGTGCAGCGCCTCACCGAACTGGCGCGCATCGACAAGCTGGCTACGCCGGACGATCGTGCCAGGCAGGCGGAAACCATGCGCAAGATGCTGCTGGCGATGGTGGCCGACATCCGCGTGGTGCTGATCGAGCTGGCCTGGCGCACCCAGACCATGCACTACCTGGCCGAGGTGCCGGACGAGCGCGTGCGGCGGCAGATCGCGCAGGAAACGCTGGACCTGTTCGCGCCGCTGGCCAACCGCCTGGGGGTGTGGCAGATCAAGTGGGAGCTGGAAGACCTGGGCTTTCGCCATACCGAGCCGGAGCAGTACAAGAAGATTGCCAAGCTGCTGGACGAGCGCCGGCTGGAGCGCATCGACTATATCGAGCGCGTGCTGGACACCCTGCGCGCCGAGCTGAAAAAGGCCGGCATCAAGGGTGAAGTGGCCGGGCGGCCCAAGCACATCTATTCCATCTGGAAGAAGATGAAGAAGAAACGGCTCGATTTCTCCGAGCTGTACGATATTCGCGCGGTGCGCATCCTGGTGGAGCGGCTGCCGGACTGCTACACCGTGCTGGGCCTGATCCACAGCATGTGGCAGCCGATTCCCGGCGAGTTCGACGACTACATCAGCAACCCCAAGGCCAACGACTACCGCAGCCTGCACACCGCGGTGATCGGCCCGGAAGACCGCGGCGTGGAGGTGCAGATCCGCACCTTCGAAATGCACGAGCACGCCGAGTTCGGCGTGGCGGCGCACTGGCGTTACAAGGAAGGCGGGCAGGGCGATGCGCAGTACGAGGAGAAAATCTCCTGGCTGCGCCAACTGCTGGACTGGCGCGAGGAAATGTCCGGCTCCGACAAGGACGACCTGGCCGACGCCTTCAAGACCGAACTGTTCTCCGACACCATCTACGTGCTGACGCCGCAGGGCCGGGTGCTGGCGCTGCCGCATGGCGCCACCCCCATCGACTTTGCCTACTCGCTGCACACCGACGTGGGCCACCGCTGCCGCGGCGCCAAGGTGGAAGGCAATATCGTGCCGCTGTCCACCCCGCTGCAGAACGGCCAGCGGGTGGAGATTCTCACCGCCAAGGATGGCGGCCCGTCGGTGAACTGGCTGCACGAAGGCTGGGTGAAGAGCCCGCGCGCCATCTCCAAGATCCGCCAGTTCATCCGCCAGCAGAATGCCGACGCGGTGCGCGAGAGCGGCCGGCAGGTTTTCGAGCGCGAGCTGGCGCGCCACCCGCATGTGCAGCCCAATCTGTCGGCACTGGCCGAGAAGCTGGGCTACGACCGGCTGGACGAGCTATACGGCGCCATCGGCCACGGCGAAGTGAGCCTGCGTGCGATGGTCAACGCCATCGAAAGCTTTGCGCCGCCGCCGGTGGTGGAGTTGACCGCCGACGACATCATCCGCCGCAGCAAGGGCAGCCATGATGCCGGCGGCGTGCTGATCGAAGGCGTGGGCAACCTGATGACCATCCTCGCCAAATGCTGCAAGCCGGCGCCGCCGGACAGCGTGGTGGGCTTCGTCACCCGTGGCCGCGGCATCTCCATTCACCGCAGCAACTGCATCACCCTCAAGCGCCTGTCGGCCGATGCGCCGGAGCGGCTGATCTCCGCCGACTGGGGCGAGCAGAAGAGCAGCGTGTTCCCCATCGACCTGGAGGTGCACGCCGCCGATCGCCCGGGGCTGCTGCGCGATATTTCCGACGTGTTCTCGCGCGAGAAGCTCAACGTCATCGGCGTCAACACCCTGTCGCGCAACCAGAAGGCCAAACTGCGCTTCACGGTGGAGGTGCGCCACGTGCGCGACATCAGCCGCGTACTGGCGCATGTGATGGAAGTGCGCGGGGTGCAGGAAGCACGCCGCGTCTAA